The genomic region CTCCCCGGGATGCCCCGCGACCACCCGGTCCAGCGCGGTGGCGAGCAGCCTGGTCAGCACGGGCCGGGTCAGCTGCCACAGACCGGCCGCGGTCACCTCCTCCGCCAGCGGAATGCCGCCCTGGCTGGCCAGCACCGGCCCGGTGTCGAAGCCCTCGTCCATCCAGTGCACGGTCAGCCCGAAATCGGGGTCGCCATTCCGGATGGCGTGCAGCAGTGGCGCGGGACCGCGATAGCGCGGGAGTAGCGACGGATGGATGTTGAGTGCGCCCAGTCGGGTCATCTTGCGTACCGCGGCGGTAATTTTCCAAGAGAAACCGTAAACAACAAGAAGGTCCGCACGGTGACCGGCGATGCTTTTCGCCAGTCCCTGGGCACTGCCCGGGAGAATGAGATCCATGTCCGGCGGCAGCGCGTCGGTGATTTCCGCGACCACTTTCGCGCTGCCCGGATCGGTGGGAGTCCCGGGTTTGAGGGAACGTGAGTAGGCGTAGGCGACCGGGGCGTGGCCGCCGCGCGCACAGGTTTCGTGCAGGGCGGCGAACCGGTCGGCGGAAAAGGAGACGAGAACGATTCGCAGTGGCGCGTCCACACCACCCATGCTCGCACTCCCGGCTGGAGGATCAGCTGACCGCGAAGGCGTGCAGGGTGTTCACCGCGTCCCACAACCAGGCCGCGTGCGCATAGGCCAGCCGCCGGTCATCGGACGGATCCGGCAGCTCCCCGGCGGTGAGCAGTTCCGGGGTGCGGGCCGCGGCGTAGGCGATCCGCAGGTTCAGCAGCACCGAGCTCCACTGCCGCACCGCGTCCGGGTCCACCGCCACCGTGATCAACCCGTACTGGTCCTCCAGCGTGGCCAGGGTGGCGGTGATGCCGTCCTGGAGCCAGGCGAGGAACTCCGGTTCGTGCCAGAGCTGGATCTCCGGCGGCTCGTCCGGGTCGAGCAGGCCGGTGCGCAGCAGGGTGGCCATGGCCGGGTCCGCGGGCGGGGCGCAGGGCATGGGCAGGCCGAGCCGGTCGCCGAGGGGGTAGTCGGTGGAGTACTCGGCGGTGCGGCGGTCCACCAGTTCGCGCAACAGGATCAGACGGGCGTGCAGCCAGCGGATGCGCTGCGGCTGGGTGATGCCGACGAAACGGCCGCCAGCGCGTCCCCAGCGGATCACCCGTTCCACCCCCGTCGGCCATGGTCAGTACCGCTGGACGTTACCCGTACGGGTTGTCGGCCCGGAGTGAAGGGAGCCGGGTGCCGGAAATCTCGCCCGCGCGGACACCGCGCCGCGCGGGGTCGCCCGCCTCAGCCGTGTTGGCTGGTCAGTTCGAGGTAGCCGAGGCCGTCGAGCAGCCGACCGGGCACCGTGGTCACGCGCACCTCGAACAGCCAGCCCGCGCCGTAGGGCTCCTGCCGGATGAGGCCAGGCCGGTCGAGCACGAGGTGGTTGACCGCGGTCACCGTGCCGGTCACCGGGGCGAA from Crossiella sp. CA-258035 harbors:
- a CDS encoding formyltransferase family protein → MDAPLRIVLVSFSADRFAALHETCARGGHAPVAYAYSRSLKPGTPTDPGSAKVVAEITDALPPDMDLILPGSAQGLAKSIAGHRADLLVVYGFSWKITAAVRKMTRLGALNIHPSLLPRYRGPAPLLHAIRNGDPDFGLTVHWMDEGFDTGPVLASQGGIPLAEEVTAAGLWQLTRPVLTRLLATALDRVVAGHPGEPQQEARASYAGPLGPDFGEVDWSDTAAAIHNQVRTHRFMGPGRGPVAEVDGVRIRLLRTSLTPAEGLRVRCADAPIWITESVPATEPAAP
- a CDS encoding DUF2017 family protein; the protein is MIRWGRAGGRFVGITQPQRIRWLHARLILLRELVDRRTAEYSTDYPLGDRLGLPMPCAPPADPAMATLLRTGLLDPDEPPEIQLWHEPEFLAWLQDGITATLATLEDQYGLITVAVDPDAVRQWSSVLLNLRIAYAAARTPELLTAGELPDPSDDRRLAYAHAAWLWDAVNTLHAFAVS